The window CATGGGCAAAatgcccccataaaacacattgtttttcttcagtggggggaatagattcgTTATGAAAAGTGGgcttgacaaattttgccctataactattgcccgtATATCACTATTACCCCCAAGTGCGGGGTATAAAAGGCACCCTCACCAcctttaattttcaaaacaaccttctgttattttttattttcacacaatagatGTTGTTCAATGGGAACAGGCATTCTGTACACCAAAACCATCTCTATTTACCATCTCTTTGGCATTTTACACTTAGGCCTACCCGTCAACTTTCATATCTCTCTGTTTTTAGAGAGTAAGATCATTGTGGGGATGTTTGAGAATTGTTTCTTCTTTGCAACTGTGGAACAGTGAAAAAATAAGAGTGAACTGTAATCGCTAAAGTCACTGTTATAATGCaacaaatgtttcattttattcaatAAGGGGGTTCTGTGTGATCAGAGAGGAAAATTCCAAGAACTGAGAAATGCCCATTGGAGACATTCCTTCATTCTGGTGagttctttcattcattcattctggtGAGTAGGGTACATTGGGGCTAAAGGCTCCgctgggtaaaaggctccattgatttattttctcccaaaacactaaataacaaAAACTAGCACAGTAATTTCCTGAACACCTGTTTGTGACTATGAACTGGAAatttttcctgttccatgagatctttgcatgtggtgtctacaggttgattttgaggcaatttgatcccattattattattattatttttaaatgttgcaaatttatgtagctcaTGAAAATCcctaaaattaatacatttcttttgagacaaaagggTGCAGCTCTACACGAGCAAAGGGACATCTTGAAATGAACATCTTAACCCTTTTGCgtccttcgggacatttttggctttttcatttttgtttttttcgataATTTTGGCTGTTAATACCAACGccataaatttagccaaaggtgtgtatttctgggggaattttgatatttcaacctcagttcctataatacagcTATATAAACAGGGTACACAAAagggaccttaaggacaaaaatgtccccattgaaacccattaaaactgcaatatttgatcccagtgccgttaaagcataaaattatgaattctatgatattatgctttcattccggagccctgtcttcaaaattaattaattttaatattttccaccaaatggcaccatttttctcatgtttagcctatggagcaaatacatgcttttccctaattttctgtttgctgtattatagagcactgcaggccaattgaataaatgatgcagctaaaattgtgtgggtgtgttggtatggatgtcagagtgtgttttgtatgtgtgtattgagaaatgtgtgtgtgtgtgtgtgtgtgtgtgtgtgtaaaaatcaacagtggcatcatgtaaacaaactggcatttaaaggattaaaatcctgaaaattaatgaatatttggtagttatgatcaggttttaatctgacactgcacaaaaaattataatgtatcaaaatcaatgttgttgctaatcattgacatatcccggACTGtgatgatcaaaaaaaaaaaaaaaaaaaaaagaaaaaaaaaattcctcagcATTTAGTCAATGGAAAATAAtcatttgttgtatttatttatttatttattttcataaaaaaacaacagtggcattatataaacaaactgacatttaaagggttaaaatcctgaaaattaatgaatatttggtagttatgatcaggttttaatctgacactgcacaaaaaattataatgtatcaaaatcaatgttgttgctaatcattgacatatcccggACTGtgatgatcaaaaaaaaaaaaaaaaaaaaaaaaaaaaaattcctcagcATTTAGTcaatggaaaataattcatttgttgtatttatttatttatttattttcataaaaaaacaacagtggcattatataaacaaactgacatttaaagggttaaaatcctgaaaatgaatgaatatttggtagttatgatcagaactgatgctggttaaaaaaaataatgttattatggcagttttttgtcgcggacatttttgtcctcaaaggacctctgagtaacttttttaaattgacgcacaagggtcaaaaatacacaataaatgcTTCGCCTTTTGAGGGAAATAAATGCATAGTTGAatgcaattatttaaatgtaatatatatatatagtcagcaCTTCCACTAAAATGCCACTATTTTGTAGTAATTACTACAAATATGACGTCATTTCCGGAACAACTGTTGACGTTCCTGGCGCGGATTTTTGAAAACAACAAGAATAAATGTGCCTTTATTTTGACTCCACATAACTAGTAAGTAATTTAAATATATGTTGTGACTATTACAACGATATTTAACCAATATTAGCTTCGTCGCAGTGCCTAGAAAtgtgaaaaaagacatttaaaacgGCATCGGACTGGAGGTATGACGACAAATACAGACACATAATACAGTGTTTACACACTATATGCCCAGTGAATTCGCATGACTTCTCAAATTGCTCGtgatttaagttattttatagaggTATCATCTAACAAAGAGCAACTTCTAGCCGATGAAATGTTGTAGAGCTGAAcataatttgaaaatattatgCTGATTTAAACATATGCCAGACGTGCAATACTGATGCAGAAACTGTTGACTATACACACACAACTGGATAAAACACATATCTGCTCTACCTGTTATTTTTGGGATATTGGGAAATTTGGTCTAGTAATTGAGGAAGAAATGaatcatttgttttaaataatttgatgcttttgttgaaattatttataaatgtaggtttgtttgtttgtttgtttttaaacaccATCCAAACCGCATGTATTTAACGTGCTGTTTCAGTAACTTGATGCCTTAAAAGGCTAAGAAATCCTCAAGCCAATAACTTGTGTTATCTTTTAGACAACTATGGTTTTATATAATATAACCCCTATAACCCTcccttttgtgtgtttttatattattttatttgcacatCTACAGGTATGTACATTGGCtgtcaaaagtttggagtaatgtacagattttgctgtttcggaaggaaattggtactttaattcatcaaagtggcattcaactgatcacaaagtatagtcaggacattactgatgtaaaaaacagcaccatcactatttgaaaaaagtcatttttgatcaaatctagacaggtcccatttccagcagccatcactccaacaccttatccttgagtaatcatgctaaattgctaatttggtactagaaaatcacttgccattatatcaaacacagttgaaagctatttggttcattaaatgaagcttaacattgtctttgtgtttgtttgttttttgagttgccacagtatgcaatagactggcatgtcttaaggtcaatattaggtcaaaaatggcaaataagaaacggctttctctagaaactcaacagtcaatcattgttttgaggaatgaaggctatacagtgcttgaaattgccaaaaaactgaagatttcatacaacggtgtacactacagtcttcaaagacaaaggacaactgactctaacaaggacagaaagagatgtggaaggccagatgtacaactaaataagaggataagtacatcagagtctctagtttgagaaatagacgcctcacatgtcctcagctgacagcttcattgaattctacccgctcaacaccagtttcatgtacaacagtaaagagaagactcaggggtgcaggccttatgggaagaattgcaaagaaaaagccacttttgaaacagaaaaacaaaaagaaaaggttagagtgggcaaagaaacacagacattggacaacagataattggaaaagagtgttatggatcttaaccccattgagcttttgtgggatcagctagactgtaaggtgtgtgagatgtgtccgacaagacagtcacatctatggcaagtgctacaggaagtgtggggtgaaatgtcacctgagtatctggacaaactgacagctagaatgtcaaggatctgcaaagctgtcattgctgcacatggaggattttttgatgagaactctttgaaatagtttaagaagttctgaacatttttacaaattgtaatagtaatttttcatgttattaatgtcctgactatacattgtgatcagttgaatgccactttggtgaataaaagtaccaatttccttccgaaacagctaaatctgtacattattccaaacttttggccgccagtgtacatattCTTACAATTTGATCTCAGTGTGTAAAGGCATGTTTTCATGGCTATTTGCCTTTTTGTAAGGCTATATTGTGGCAGAGTTTGATTCCAataaataaacagacaaacaacatcaagaataataataatacaaataataataataataaaactagaaaaattCACCAAtgtatacatttccatgacttttccaggtcttgaaattttaaaattccctaaaATATTTCCTGGTTTTCCTTGATCAGGGGATACAATGATCAAGAATAGATTTGGATTTGATTAGATTTCATTAGATTAGACAGTGTGTAATAATATGCAGTAATCACACCCTGTATTTGACCTGCTGTTGTTTGGTTGGATTTGCAGCTCAGTATGGCATCTATACAAGATTATAATGTGGTGGAGCAGTTCAACAGCAGACTGGAGGAGATCCGGAGCAAACTGCTCGATCAGGCGATAGGAGAGGTGCTCAATGACACGGCTGCAGAGCTCTGTCAAGAACACAGACGCTACATGAAGTCTGTCTTGGGTGAGGAAGCATTTGGTGTATTGAAAGTGTTTGGAAGGACATATAATGATAAGGGTGTTTATATTGTAGGGAAGAGTGAAATAACTAAAATTTGATGTTGGTATTTTTCAGTCTTTTTAAGATATTCAATACACTTGCCctcatttattttacaaaatgcaAAAATTGCATGTACAGgaagggacttacaatggaagtgaatggggccagtccataaaccttAAACAGATAAGcgataagtgattttatcacactaaaaccatggtaACGTATGATGTTtgcatattgtggctatacttttgaaacgatgggtatttttatttatttttttttttttttgcggttctcaacattatgccacaaatgctgttgattgagcttaacttgtattgaactcttaAAAttccttttaaaatgtttttttttttcctcagaggaaccatcatttcaaccaatcagattcaaaatgtttaatgcacaaagtagaatacagtaaaaatctaggCATGTTTTCCAATGAATGTGTTCATTTATATACATCAATATAACAATAGAAAGTAATAAAAGTCAGTATTTATTGAACATCAAattttcacactaaaatgttttgaGACATGACAAAGCCACGCAAGAACTTCCGTAGACATTTTTGTGTGGTGCAAACAAaagatttttttcattgaaacttaGTTTGAACTGATTAatggaaatgaatcaaacttaccaaaaatacagatttttttttttctcttaagtttaaatctgagatgctattgaaattaattttttaaggCTCTAATACTTGAGTCGTggaaatatattgtgaatattcagtgtattgcccagccctatttgttagtgtatacatgttttttttttttttgtacacagaTACTTGCGTAAAGAAATGCAAGGAGGATGAAACCATGTTTGACAGAATACATGCATACCAAGAAGGTGACAAGCACACTTGCCTGACTCTACACAAGTTGCAATTTAATATTTGTGTTGTCTGCAATGGGCAGTAGAATGATTACACTGTTTGGTTTCTTTATTAGATATGAAGGAGAAAACGTCTTTATTGAAAGAGAAGAGGGCTGAACATCTTGAGGTCGTGTCAGAGATTGAAGACAAGGAACACAACAAAGTACTCTTAATTCAGAGGATTGAGAAGCTGAAGAAGGATCAGGCCAAAAACAGGGAATGTGTGTACTGTGTAGTACTTTTTCAGTGACACAGCCTTTACTTCTGTGTGCAACTGACTACACTTTCtatgtcaacatgaaatcaaaatgtaccctattttctttaatgcacattcctggtcATGATTCATCGGTGCACTGTATTCccaagaaaaaaatttttttcataataaagagtttaaatgtatagttcatgcaaaaaaaaaaaaaaaaaaaaaaaatatatatatatattttttttttaattattattattatttatttttatattttttcatcatttactcaccctcatgttgtttataAATCCATATggatttctttcatggaacacaaaaggatgagTTAGGCAGAATATAAGGGACTCAatctcactcaaaaaaaaaaaaaaagaaccaataTTCCAACAAAAAAGCggcaagaaagtcatattggtttggaatgccatgaggttgagtaaaaatGGTGAAAgagtttttcatttttgcatgaactatccctttaagtgaataCGCACAGTGCTCTGCGACATAAAATCTAAGCTAGAGTTTGATTCGGAAATCTTGCAGTTATGTATGTGGAACCGAAGCTACTAAAAATGGATGTCAGTAATTTTCTTTATGTGGTTGTTTCATACCTTTTATAGTGATTCAGTCACAAAATAAAGCCAACAAAGACAGACTGAAGAAGCTGAACAAATGTAAGGATGTCTTTCAAAAACACCTGAGTCTTGAGATCAGAAAAATCCAAGGTAAAGCCTACTTTCTACTTGGCATCACTATAGCATTTGGCTGAATTAATAATGATCCACTGAATACATCATCCACATAAAACTGATGGTAAGGTTTGTCTGTGTACCAACAACATTTGTTTATGTGAAGGTGAGAACCTCCAGTTTGTCTTCAGGAACATCAATCGTAAAGATCCAGACATTGTCCATACATTCCTCCTACAGCTCGATGCAGAGGGcgtttatcacagtaaatactCATCTTTTGATCTTTTTAATTGCTCATTATTGCTTAAAACAGTACACTTATGAATCAAGTCTTTTTGAATTAAACCAATGTTACTTCCTGCATTTGATTATGCCCAAGCATTTCGTTTTTTATAATTACGAATCAGAATATGAGTAGATGACATTAAAGACTTTTGGGAAACTGGCATGTCATGCAGTGTGACATGTTATACTCCATCTAAACAGCATTtagctaattcttttataatgattatgccatttttatgcccttgtattaattgagagactatatagaatatttgtactttaaaaaatgtatttgtcacaccaCATAACCATTTAAGTTGAACTAGTAAagattaaaatgatgaaaaacagtgACCAGTAAAAGCATCTACACTTCCcatataaatttatataaatactgATGTTGATCATAAATACATTGGCATGTTATACAGCTAACCATATTCTTTTTAAATGAGttacattaattttaaaatgaatattattatttttccccaGTCATCTCCTGTGATCCTTCTCTAGAGAAAATAGCACATCTAGAGCGCAGACTGCAGGAGACCAACAATTTTTCTGCTTTCCTCGCTAATGTCAGGAGAGAGTTTGTGGCACTTCACAGTAGTGCAAAGATGGCCTGACTGATGAAGTGCTGATCCATCACCACTTTGTGAGATCATTTGAAACTGTCAGAGaccaagacatcatatttatagGCCTTATTatcaaatgtatcattttatttaccTGCATCATCTGTAATTATTATGAGTACATTTTAAACATCTGATTTCAGTTTTTTgtccattcataggttgatttgcattttaacaataaacatttttatttatatatatatatatatatatatatacacactggcggctaaatgtttggaataatgtacagattttgctgtttcggaaggaaattggtactttaattcaccaaagtggcattcagctgatcacaaagtatagtcaggacattactgatgtaaaaaacagcaccatcactatttgaaaaaagtcatttttgatcaaatctagacaggccccatttccagcagccatcactccaacaacttatccttgagtaatcatgctaaattgataatttggtactagaaaatcacttgtcattatatcaaacacagttgaaagctatttggttcattaaatgaggcttaacattgtctttgtgtttgtttttgagttgccacagtatgcaatagactggcatgtcttaaggtcaatattaggtcaaaaatggcaaaaaaagaaac is drawn from Myxocyprinus asiaticus isolate MX2 ecotype Aquarium Trade chromosome 11, UBuf_Myxa_2, whole genome shotgun sequence and contains these coding sequences:
- the LOC127448427 gene encoding kinetochore protein Spc25-like, producing the protein MASIQDYNVVEQFNSRLEEIRSKLLDQAIGEVLNDTAAELCQEHRRYMKSVLDTCVKKCKEDETMFDRIHAYQEDMKEKTSLLKEKRAEHLEVVSEIEDKEHNKVLLIQRIEKLKKDQAKNRELIQSQNKANKDRLKKLNKCKDVFQKHLSLEIRKIQGENLQFVFRNINRKDPDIVHTFLLQLDAEGVYHIISCDPSLEKIAHLERRLQETNNFSAFLANVRREFVALHSSAKMA